The Rhizobium grahamii DNA window CGCCATCGTCATCCGGCCGCCGATCGTGCTGATGGACGAGCCGCTTTCCAACCTCGATGCCAAATTGCGGCTGGAGATGCGCGCTGAAATTCGTGGCATCCATGACCAGATCGGCTCCACCACCATTTACGTCACCCATGACCAGGATGAGGCGCTGTCGCTCGCCGACCGTATCGTGGTCATGAGCCAAGGACACATCGAGCAGATTGGAACACCGCAGGATCTCTACCAGCGGCCCGTCAACGTCGAGGTCGCAGACTTCATGGGTTTCCGAACTCGCGTTGCCGGCCGCATTACTCGCGTCTCGAACGACGAAGCTGAAATCGAGGTCGCCGGCGCAAGGCTCTCCGGCACAATGCGGTCGCCGCTGACGGTTGGCGATGCGGCGGTCTTGTCTGTCCGCCCGGAAGATCTCGTGGCATCGGGCAGCGAGGGCATTGCCGCGACTGTCATCAGCATGGAGTATCGCGGGCGCGCCTTCTTCGGCATGGCACGGGCTGTCGATGGTTCCGAACTCTACTTCCGCGCAGATGAACCGCTGCCCCGCGGTGCACCGACCAGGCTGCAGCCAGTCGCCGGCCGGGCGCTGATCTTTGCGGGAACGACCGGATGAGCGGGCCGTCGCTGCAAACACGGCTTGCCGCGCGTGGTCTCGACGGCACCACGCTCCTGCTGCTACCCGGGCTGATCTTCATGCTCGCGCTCTTCGTCTACCCCTTCCTTTATGGGGTGGCCGACTCCTTGCTGCCGAAAGAGGGGGCCTGGTACGCGAACTATGCAAAATTCTTCAGCGATCCGTTCCAGTACCGGACCATTGCCGCGACCATGTGGCTGGCCTTGCCGGTGACCGTCATGAATCTCGCCTTCGCGGTGCCGGTTGCGCTTCGCGTTCGCCTGATGCGCAGGCAGCGATTGCTTACCACCATTCTCGTGCTGCCGATCACTCTCGGCACGGTCTTTGTCGCCGACGGGCTTCTGACGTTTCTCGGGCCGCGTGGCTGGTTCAACCACACACTGCTGATGCTCGGCATTCTCGACAATCCTGTGAAGCTGACCAACAACTATTGGGGCGTCTTCGCCTCGTTGTTGATCACCGGCTTTCCCTTCGCCTTCCTGCTGACGTTGTCCTACGTGACCGGCATCGACCCGGCCATCGAGCAGGCGGCGGCGACCTTGGGGGCCGGGCCACGGCAGAGGTTCTTCCGCGTCTTCCTGCCGCTCCTGGTTCCGGGGCTTGCCGTCACGTTCTGCCTTGCCTTCGTACAGGCCTTTGCCGTGTTTCCCTCTGCAGTCCTCCTAGGGGCACCAGCCGGACCGACGCGAGTCATCTCGATTGCGGCCTATCAGGCTGCCTTCGAGCAGTATGACCATTCGCTCGGCTCCGCGATCGCGCTCATCATGGGCGGCGTGGAGCTCGTTGTCGTGCTGGCGGTCCTCGGTATGCGCTCCCTCTTTTACCGCGGCCCGGCCGGCGGCACGAAAGGCTAGTCATGATCCGCGATCAGGGCCTCACATCGAAGATCTGGCGCTTCGCCATCTGGGCGCTTGCTATCCTGTTTGTGCTCAATCTGCTGGCCGTCATTGCCGCGGTCATTGTCAACTCGTTCGCAACACGTTGGCTCGGCACCTGGCTGCCGGCCGGCTGGACGACAAGATGGTACTTCAGCGCCTGGAAGGAATTCCAGCTCTCCAGTGTCGTTCTCGTCACCTTCGAGATCGTCTTTACAGTCGTCATCATCTCGGGGATCCTTGGTGTCACGACGGCCTATGCGCTCGCACGACGCGATTTCCCCGGAAAGCGTCTGGTTGTGCTGCTTTTCCTACTGCCGTTGCTCATTCCGCCCCTGACCTACGGCATTCCGTTGGCAACAGTGCTCTATCAGCTGGGGCTTGGCGGGACATTCTGGGGCGTCGTGTTGATCAACATCGTGCCATCGCTGCCGTTTGTGGTACTCGTCATGATCCCCTTCATCGAACAGATCGATCCGCGCATCGAAGCAGCGGCACGGGTGTTCGGTGCCGGGACGACCAGCCTCTTCGTACGCATCCTGCTACCGCTGCTTCTGCCGGGCATGCTTGCCGCATTGTTGCTGGTACTCGTGCGAACCATCGCAATGTTCGAACTGACCTTCCTCATAGCGGGACCGACGACGCAAACGCTGGTCGTGTCGCTCTACTACGCTGTTTTCGCATCAGGGGTCCGCGCAGGCCAGTCGATCGATGCGATGGCCGTGGTCTACATGGTCACGACATTGTTCTGGCTTGTGCTGGCCTTGCAGTTCGTGAACCCGACCCAGATCGTTGCGCGCGCAAAGCAGCAAAGCGCTCATTGAGGAAATCAGGGGGCAATTTCGACACGCTGCCCCCTGGTCGACAAATGTGCTATCTGCGCCCTCGATACTTGCAAGGAGAGTCTTCTTGGGCGCGGCAGTGACTGACGCGGATCGCCGAATTGGCGATCTGATCCAGAAAATTACGCTTGAGACGCCGCTGCGGGCCGCGGGATTTATCGTTACCATCTATGGGGACGTGGTCGAGCCGCGGGGCGGCGTTGCGTGGGTGGGCAATCTCATCGAGACATGCGCGATCGTCGGGATCAGTGAAACGCTGGTGCGAACTGCGGTCTCCCGATTGGTCGCCGCTGGTCAGCTTGTCGGTGAGCGCGAGGGACGGCGCAGCTATTATGGTCTTTCGCAAGCCGCGCGCACCGAGTTCGCGGTAGCCGCTACCACCCTTTTTGGCGGCACGGATGATCACGGCTGGCAGTTTGCGCACGCCTTGGGAGATGCGCCTGAAGAGGCCATGGCGGCTCTGGAACGGATGGGCTACAGCCGCGTCAATGCTCGGCTTGCAGTCGGGCCCATCAGACACCTCGACAGTAGCCATCCTCTTCTTCTTTTCAAAGTCGGAACAATCTCGAGCGAACCGGGATTGCGAGCGTTCGTTGCCGAGAATTGGGACCTCGAAAGGTATAAAGCTGCCTACCGGGCGTTCATGGAGCAGTTCTCACCCCTGGCAGATGGCGCTGTCGAAGGTGATCTGACCCCCGCCATGGCACTGACTGCGCGGCTTCTGCTCATCCATCGCTTCCGGAGTGTGTTGCTGCACGATCCGCGTCTGCCCGACGACGCGTTGCCGACCGACTGGCCGGGTCGCGAGGCACGTGTTCTGTTTGCGCGCCTTTATATGGCGCTGTCTTCCGCGGCCGATCGCTATATCGCGGAGAACTTTGTCAGTCCGGCGGGCGGTCTGGCTGCTAGAAGTTCGGCGACCGACCAGCGCCTGGCCTCGCTTAAACGAAGCGCATAGCGTCTCTGCCCTCACGGGTCAGGCAATGTTGGCTGCTACTTCCGTCCGGCTCACATGCGGGACCGGTGCAACCTCTAGGACCGTGACGTTCGCCTCCGCTGCCGCGCTTAGCAGTGCGCTTCGTACACGCTCGGGAGTCGTATCGCCATAAATGGCATCCAGGCAGGCAATGATGGCGTCGGCGAAGTCTTCTCCATCGTCAGCAGGCCAATGCTGCAAGAGGGTTATCGCCGCAGAACGAACGGAGTTAACAACCCTGTATTCGCCAATGCACGGCATGGCCAGCCCGAGGGGACGGAACATCAATGTGTGCTGTTTCATGACACTGCGCCTCCGATACAGCTTTAACGAAAGCTACGTCGCAAGCTTCGTGCCAGGACGCGAGTTCCGATCACATTAACTGCCCCGAAAATGGTAGTTGCGTATCCGCGCCGTCAGGTGCGATTGTCTCGCCTCGAACTGAGGAGGCATCGGATATGGACACGCGGTGGCGTCATGTCGTTTTGATCGCGTGCAAGAGAACCGGCTCGATGCAGGCGATCGAGACTACCCAGCAGGCCTTGCACTGCCTGTTGACCCATTGGCCGATTGCCGAAGGCGCGGCCTATATGCGGGCTTTGCAGATTTGCGAAGGCGTTGAGGCCAAGCGCGCACTGGCCGATGAAGCCGAGGCTGCGTTTCGCGATGCCTGCGACGAGGCGCATATCACATATGATGTCGTCATGCCGTCCGCAGTTCTAGGAGCCTAGCCAAGGGTGCCCTGAGCCTGCATCACGCTGCGTTCGGCAGAAGAATTTCAGCCCTGAGCCCGCCTGATGGCCGATTGAAGACGACGAGGCTGCCGCCGTGGGCCACGATGATGTTACGGGCGATCGACAAACCGAGCCCGATTCCGCCTGTTTCGGTGCTTCTGGAGGCCTCGAGCCTCACGAACGGCTTGAACGCATCCTCGATCTGATCCTCCGGAATGCCGGGACCGTCGTCTTCGACCGAGAGAAGAATACCGTCGCCGGATCGATCGAGCCGCAGCCGGGCGCTCGATCCGTAGCGGGTGGCATTCTCGACCAGATTTCGGACGGCACGCTTCAACGCTACAGGCCGGCAGGGATAACCGGTCGGTGGCAGCGGCGCGGCCGAGACGTTGCTTCCCGCCATGCGAAATTCGCTGACGATATCGCCGACAAGTTCATCGAGGGCGACAAGCTTGGTTTCCTCGCCAACCGCTTCGGCTCGCGTGAAAGCCAGCGTCGCTTCGCAGATCAGCGTCAGCTCCTCAATTGTCTTGACGAGATCCTCCCGCACCACATCGTCCTCGATGAATTCCGCCTTGAGGCGCAAGGTGGTGAGGGGCGTACGAAGATCATGACTGATGCTGGCAAGAAGGCGAAGCCGATCGCGGAGAAACTGGCTGAGACGCTCCTGCATGGTGTTGAAGGCCTGCCTCGTGGCCGCAACCTCGGCAGGTCCACTGACCGCGAGCGGCGGAATGATTTCTCCTCGTCCGAGACGCTCCGATGCAATCGCCAGCTCACGGAGAGAACTGGTCTGTGAACGGATCACAACGACGACAACTGCGGCGACGGCAAGCGAGGAAAACAGGAACGACAGTATTGCCGCCCGATTCCAGAGACCGGGAACGTCGATCGCGGTGCGGACCGTTAGCCACCTGCCATCCTTTAGCGGGACATGCATGGCGAGTGCCACGACGCGGAATGGTTTGCCTGAAGACGTGTCGGGTTCGGCGAGATTGCTCGCCGAAACATCCCGGTCGCAGGGGTGCGCCGAATGCGCCAGCGGTTCGATGGTTATCTGAAGCTGGCTCGCCTCGACCTGATGCAGACGCTCCGCCAGCAGATGGGCGAGCCGGGTTTCCGATGCATCCATCTTGTGGTTTGCCGGAGGCGCTGCGCTGACATAGGCGCATGATTGCCTCGAACCGAACGCGTCGGCCAGGCGCTGGCTTTCCGCTGGCGGATATGTGTCGACGAGCCGCGCCAGCGATACCGTCAGGTTCAGCGCTTGCCCGTGAACGACGCCGTCGACGACGACGTCCTGCTGGCCGCGCAACGTGATGAAGAGGGCGACCTGGGCAACCGCGAGGGCGACCATCAGCGGCACGATCAGACGTGTGGCGAGGCTACGCGGCCAAATTCGGCGATTGCCCGTCACGCAAGTTTCTCCACGGCAGTTGCAAAGGTGTATCCGTCTCCCCACACCGTCTTTATCAGGCTGGGCTGCTGCGGATCGGGCTCGATGCGTCGGCGCAGGCGGCTGACCAGGTTGTCGATGCTTCTGTCGAAAACCTGTGCCGACCGGCCTGCGGTAATATCCAGCAACTGATCGCGCGTCAGCACGACACCGGGGCGGCTAACAAAAGCCAGGAGCAGCCGAAACTCGGCGCTGCCGAGCGCTATGTCCTGACCGGTCTCGTCGATCAGCACGCGACGCGAGGCATCAAGGGTCCAGTTCTGGAAGCGATAGCGATGAGCATCGACCTCGCTCGGCGCCTGCGCGGCGGTAAACGCACTGCGGCGCAGGAGCGCGCGGATACGCGCCAGCAGTTCTCGTGGATTGAATGGCTTGGTAACATAATCGTCGGCGCCGATCTCCAGGCCGATGATCCGGTCTGTTTCGTCCGATATCGCGGTCAGCAGGACGATAGGGATCGAACTGTTCTGCCGTAGGTATCGGCAGAGCGACAAACCGTCTTCACCGGGCATCATGATGTCGAGCACCACGAGATCAATACTGGATGTCCGCATGTGCTGGCGCATTTCCGCCCCGCCATTCGCGGCCGTCACGCGCAATCCGTTCTTTGCAAGGTATCTGGCGAGGAGGTCTCGAATTTCCTGATGGTCGTCCACGACCAGGATATGGGGTGTTCGCTCCATGTGACCTCCGCTCGCCTGCGCCGTCTCGCAGCCAGATCACTCTTCTGTGACGTTGTGTTGCTGGGGCACGCAAGGTCTAAATTGTAACCAATTGTAGCAGTGACTGGATGTAGGGAAATCTCGTTACCGTTTTCATCCGCCGTGACAAACTCTCATGACAAAGCCCGGCCAATGTCCGGCCAACTCAAAGAGATGAATTGTCGATATTGTTGGAGTTTCAAATGTCCCTGGTGACCATTCGGCCACTGCCCACCCTGGTGAAGCTGCTCGCCGTGTGCTGCTTGCTATCAGCGTGCAACGAAAAGAGCGGCGGCGCTCAACAGAGCAACGCCGCGGGCGTGAAACCTGAAGTCAGCGCCGTGACCCTTCATGTCCAGTCGGTCGCGCTGACGGCGGAGGTACCCGGCAGAACCGCGGCCTCGTTGATTGCCGAGGTCCGCCCCCAGGTTGGCGGCATCATCCGTGCGCGAAACTTCAAGGAAGGCAGCGAGGTCAAGGCCGGCGATATTCTCTACGAAATCGACCCCAGCGCCTACCAGGCGTCCTATGACAGCGCCACGGCTGCCTTGCAGAAGGCACAAGGCGCCGTCCCGAGCGCGCAGGCAAAGGTCGATCGTTACAAGGGCCTGACATCGCAGGCCGTCGTCAGCAAGCAGGATCTGGACGACGCCCAATCGACATTGACGCAGGCGCAGGCCGATGTCGCGGCCGCAAAAGCAGCTCTGGAAACGGCACGGATCAATCTCGACTACACGAAGATCAGGGCTCCGATTTCCGGTCGCATCGACGCTTCAGCGGTAACCGTGGGTGCGCTTGTTACCGCCGAGCAGACGACCGCGCTGGCGACCATCAACCAGCTCGATCCGATCAACGTCGATGTCACCCAATCCAATACGAACCTTCTCGCCCTGCGGCGCGCTGTCGCCGAAGGCAGGCTGAAGGTCGTCGGATCGAATGTGTCGGTGAAACTTCGACTGGAGGATGGCACCGCCTATCCGTTGCCGGGAGCGTTCGAGTTTTCCGTAGCCTCCGTTTCCGAGACGCTCGGCACCGTCACCGCTCGTGCAAGCTTTCCCAATCCGGACCGCCTGCTTCTCCCCGGGATGTATGTTCGCGCCACGATCGAGGAGGGTATCGCGCCCAATAGTTTCCTCGTTCCCCAACGCGCGGTCACCCGCAACACCAAGGGCGAGCCCATCGCCATGTTTGTCGACGCTGACGGCAAGGTTCATCAGCGCGTGCTTGTGACCCAGCGCAGCATTGGTAACAGCTGGCTCGTCGGCGAGGGCATCAAGGATGGCGAGCGTGTGGTTGTCGAGGGAATACAGCGCATCCGCGACGGACAGGACGTCAAGGTCGACGACGTCGTGATCGACGACGGCACCGGCGAACTGAAACAGTCGGCCTCCGCCGCCGCATCGAAACAGGCCGCCAACGCGGCCGTAGTCGAGTGAGGTGACCGGTGTCTCGTTTCTTCATTGACCGGCCCATCTTTGCATGGGTGATCGCAATCTGCGTCATGCTTGGCGGATTGCTGTCCATAACCACACTGTCGATCTCGCAGTACCCGCAGATCGCGCCAACCACCGTCAGAATCTCCGCCAACTATCCCGGAGCTGATGCCGAGACCGTCGAAAACTCGGTGACCAAGGTCATCGAGCAGGGCATGACGGGTATCGATAACCTCGACTATATGACCTCGACATCCCAGTCGACGGGCGCTGCATCGATCTCGCTCACGTTCACCAACAAGGCTGATGCGGACGTCGCTCAGATGCAGGTGCAGAACAAGCTGCAGCTTGTCGAGGCGCAGCTGCCGCAGAGCGTTCAGAACACCGGCCTGACGGTTACGAAATCGACTTCGAACTTCCTGATGGTTATCGGCTTCGTGTCGACGGACGGAAAACTGAACTCGACCGACCTTGCCGACTACGTCAACAGCACTCTTAATGATACGCTCAAGCGTGTTCCGGGCGTCGGCGATACACAGCTCTTCGGATCGGGCTACGCCATGCGTATCTGGGTCGATCCCGACAAGCTCGCCAAGTATTCGCTGATGGTCAGCAATGTGACGGCGGCCATTGAGGCACAGAATACGCAGGTCGCCGCCGGTCAGCTTGGTGCGCTACCGCAACGCAAGGGCCAGCAGCTGAACGCCACCGTCACGGCCAAGAGCCGGCTGCAGACGCCCGAGCAGTTCGAAAACATCATCCTGAAGAGCAACGCCGACGGCTCGCTCGTGCGGCTGAACGACGTCGCGACCGTCGAGCTTGGCGCGGAAAGCTACTCGAGCTCGAGCACTTACAATGGAAAACCCTCGGCTGGCCTTGCCATCATGCTGGCTTCGGGTGCCAACGCGATCGATACGGCGGAATCCGTCCGTTCGACGATCGAGACTTTGAAGCAGACGCTGCCCGCCAACGTCGAGGTCGTCTATCCCTACGACACCACGCCCTTCGTCAAGCTGTCGATCGAAGAGGTCGTCAGAACGCTGCTGGAGGCGATTGCGCTCGTCTTCATCGTCATGTTCGTCTTTCTGCAGAACTTCCGGGCGACGCTCATTCCGACGCTTGCCGTTCCTGTGGTTCTGCTCGGAACCTTCGGTATCCTTTCCTTCTTCGGATACTCCATCAACACGCTGACCATGTTCGGTATGGTGCTGGCGATCGGTCTTCTCGTCGACGACGCGATTGTTGTTGTCGAAAACGTCGAACGCGTGATGGAAGAAGAGGATCTCTCGCCCAAGCAGGCGACGATAAAGTCGATGGGCGAGATCACCGGCGCGCTGATCGGTATTGCGACCGTGTTGTCCGCCGTGTTCGTGCCGATGGCCTTCTTTTCGGGATCTGTCGGCGTCATCTACCGCCAGTTCTCCGTGACGATCGTATCGGCGATGCTGCTATCGGTTCTGGTCGCGTTGATCCTGACGCCGGCCCTCTGCGCCACCATCCTCAAGCGCCCCAATCATGGAGCGAAAAAGAAGGGTGTCTTCGGCATCTTCAACCGGGCTTTTGAGCGTGGCACCAGCGGATATCAGCGCGGCGTCGGCGGCATATTGCGGCGACGTGCCCTGTTCCTCGTTGTCTTCGTGCTGATCGCTGTTGGTGTTGGCTTCATGTTCAACCGCCTCGCAAGTTCGTTCCTCCCGGACGAGGACCAGGGTATCCTGATCACCAGCGTGCAGTTGCCCGTTGGAGCAACGGCCGATCGTACGGCCAAGGTGCTGCAGCAGGTCACCGATCACTATCTCAATGACGAGAAGGATTACGTCACCGGCGTGATGGGCGTTGTCGGGTTCGGTTTCGGCGGTCAGGGGCAGAACGTCGGCATCGCCTTCGTGAAGCTCAAGGACTTCGAGGAGCGCAAGACGCCTCAGTCGAAGGCGCAGGCGATTGCCGGTCGAGCCATGAAGGCATTTCAGGGGATCAAGGACGCGAACGTTTTTGCCCTGTCGCCCCCCGCCATCCCAGGCTTCGGCAACAACAGCGGCTTTGACTTCTATCTGAAGGATACGAACGGTGCCGGTCACCAGAAGCTGATCGAGGCGCGCAACCAACTGCTGGCTGCTGCTGGAAAGAGCAGCAAGCTCGTCGGCACGCGTCCGAATGGCCAGGAGGATACGCCGCAGTATTCCGTGGATATAGATGAAGAGCGCGCCAGTGCACTCAACCTCGACCTGTCGGACATCGACACCACCTTGTCGACGGCATGGGGCGGAAACTACGTCAATGATTTCATCGATCGCGGACGTGTGAAGAAGGTCTATGTTCAGGCCGACAAGGATTTCCGCATGCAGCCGGAAGACTTCGATCGCTGGTATGTGAAGAACTCCGACGGCAACATGGTTCCGTTCTCGTCTTTCGCGAGCGGCCACTGGAAGTTCGGATCTCCTCGCCTGGAGCGCTACAACGGCTCGTCTGCTGTCGAAATCCAGGGTTCCGCGGCAACCGGAGTCTCTTCTGGGGATGCAATGAACGAGATCGATGCGCTCGTGAGCCAGCTTCCGCAAGGGTTCACGCACGAGTGGACGGGCCTGTCGGCGCAGGAACGCCTCTCAGGCAGCCAGGCGACGCAACTCTACGCGATCTCGATTCTTGTGGTCTTTCTGGCGCTGGCCGCCCTCTACGAGAGCTGGTCGATCCCGTTCGCGGTCATGCTTTCGGTTCCGATCGGGGTCTTCGGGGCTCTGCTTGCGGCGCTACTCTTCGGCCAGACCAATGACGTCTATTTCAAGGTTGGTCTGCTCACGACGATCGGCCTGGCGGCGAAGAATGCGATCCTGATCGTCGAATTCGCCATCGAGCAGCAGAAGCAGGGCAAGGATCTCGTGGCGGCGACGCTCGAGGCGTCGCGGCAGCGTCTGCGTCCAATCCTGATGACGTCCCTTGCCTTCATTCTCGGTGTCCTGCCGCTGGCGATTGCGAATGGTGCCGGCTCCGGAAGCCAGAACTCGATCGGCATCGGCGTCATGGGCGGCATGATCGCGGCAACGGTACTTGGGATCTTCCTCATTCCGCTGCTCTTCGTCGCGGTTCGCGGCATCTTCAAGGGCAAATCGCCCCAAGAGGAGCACCACGCGGGTGACGCGTCTGCGCAGGATAATGGGCACGCTGATCGGGCATAAGGGAAAAGGCAGTCACGCGGGAAGCGGAGAGGTGAGCTCTCGAACAAATCGGGGTGGTTTCCCGCGTGACCATCACCACATTATCGCGACGCTTTGGAAAATTGAAGTACCGAATAGTACGTAATATGGATGAGGCAGCGCGACAAACGCGGGGGCTTTCGGGCTGCCGTCGTCGGACTGGTCATCGCGGCGTTTCTGGTTTAGGCAAAAGCCTACCCCGCAATGAGCTCGCAACTCCAATGGACGCCGACGAAACAGAACCAGCGCCAACGGCGCGCATGCTTCAATGGGCTCGAAACTCGACGATCTATCGTGTGCAACGAAAGATGATGTCGGAACATGAGCTGAGGCAGGCTATCCTTCGCAAGGCGCGAGAGAAGTTCGAAGATATTTCGGCCGCGCAATTGCAGCGTCTCGGAGAGGAGGCTGTCGCATGCGGCTATCGCCTCAACGCGCTTGATGACGTCAATTATGCCGAATTGAAGGTCCGCTCCGCTGTTCGAAGCGGCAAATCCAAGAAGGCGATCTCGCAGAAGCTGGCCATCAAGGGCGTGGATCGCGAAATCGTCGGGAACGCGCTTGAGGAAGCCGACGATTTTCTGGCCGCATTGAATTTCGCTCGTAAGCGTGGCTTCGGTCCTTATCGCCGGCTTGATGCCGATGACGCTCGGCGGAACAAGGAACTTTCCGCGTTTGCCAGAGGAGGGTTCAGCCTCTCCATCGGCCGCAGAATATTCGAAATGACCCGCGACGAGGCGGAAGAGCTTCTTCTGCAAAGCCAGTCGCTCTGACTTCCAGTATAATCACCCCACGGACAAAGCCGCGCTGAACCTAGGCCGGAGTTTCCGCGCGACCGGGCGATCGCGTTGCCTGGAGCACTGTATCTGCCCGTACGATCTAATGTCACAAATTTTGAAGAAAATTGGATTGTCTTGTGATGTAATGAGTGCTAAATAAGTGACCGATCGGTCGGTTAATCCATTTTGGGTTTGATTGGCGTTGCGGGAGCAGGAGGAATTCGCGCATGTCGGAAGCATTCATCTGTGATGCCGTTCGTACACCCATCGGCCGCTACGGCGGCGCGCTGGCGACGGTCCGCGCAGACGATCTCGCCGCCCTTCCGCTGGCAACTCTGATGGAGCGCAATCCTCAGGTCGACTGGAGCAAGGTCGACGATCTGATCTATGGCTGCG harbors:
- the recX gene encoding recombination regulator RecX, whose amino-acid sequence is MDADETEPAPTARMLQWARNSTIYRVQRKMMSEHELRQAILRKAREKFEDISAAQLQRLGEEAVACGYRLNALDDVNYAELKVRSAVRSGKSKKAISQKLAIKGVDREIVGNALEEADDFLAALNFARKRGFGPYRRLDADDARRNKELSAFARGGFSLSIGRRIFEMTRDEAEELLLQSQSL
- a CDS encoding efflux RND transporter permease subunit encodes the protein MSRFFIDRPIFAWVIAICVMLGGLLSITTLSISQYPQIAPTTVRISANYPGADAETVENSVTKVIEQGMTGIDNLDYMTSTSQSTGAASISLTFTNKADADVAQMQVQNKLQLVEAQLPQSVQNTGLTVTKSTSNFLMVIGFVSTDGKLNSTDLADYVNSTLNDTLKRVPGVGDTQLFGSGYAMRIWVDPDKLAKYSLMVSNVTAAIEAQNTQVAAGQLGALPQRKGQQLNATVTAKSRLQTPEQFENIILKSNADGSLVRLNDVATVELGAESYSSSSTYNGKPSAGLAIMLASGANAIDTAESVRSTIETLKQTLPANVEVVYPYDTTPFVKLSIEEVVRTLLEAIALVFIVMFVFLQNFRATLIPTLAVPVVLLGTFGILSFFGYSINTLTMFGMVLAIGLLVDDAIVVVENVERVMEEEDLSPKQATIKSMGEITGALIGIATVLSAVFVPMAFFSGSVGVIYRQFSVTIVSAMLLSVLVALILTPALCATILKRPNHGAKKKGVFGIFNRAFERGTSGYQRGVGGILRRRALFLVVFVLIAVGVGFMFNRLASSFLPDEDQGILITSVQLPVGATADRTAKVLQQVTDHYLNDEKDYVTGVMGVVGFGFGGQGQNVGIAFVKLKDFEERKTPQSKAQAIAGRAMKAFQGIKDANVFALSPPAIPGFGNNSGFDFYLKDTNGAGHQKLIEARNQLLAAAGKSSKLVGTRPNGQEDTPQYSVDIDEERASALNLDLSDIDTTLSTAWGGNYVNDFIDRGRVKKVYVQADKDFRMQPEDFDRWYVKNSDGNMVPFSSFASGHWKFGSPRLERYNGSSAVEIQGSAATGVSSGDAMNEIDALVSQLPQGFTHEWTGLSAQERLSGSQATQLYAISILVVFLALAALYESWSIPFAVMLSVPIGVFGALLAALLFGQTNDVYFKVGLLTTIGLAAKNAILIVEFAIEQQKQGKDLVAATLEASRQRLRPILMTSLAFILGVLPLAIANGAGSGSQNSIGIGVMGGMIAATVLGIFLIPLLFVAVRGIFKGKSPQEEHHAGDASAQDNGHADRA